The Methanothrix soehngenii GP6 genome has a window encoding:
- a CDS encoding UvrD-helicase domain-containing protein encodes MKTCADNFPTPEQKAVIDSNSRITVVRACPGSGKTRVFVESLKMRIDSWTKKNAGIASISFTNVAQEQIAEGIGKHLPYPHFIGTLDAFALRYVVRPFGHLVGLPKEGHRLIPSPLDEAIEYPEVEIDSSGQKISLFSIRFADGPLHKPNMKAKTFRGQIDIEPDYTSNILKKKKAEWRKRGRITHSDCQYISSLILCHPEFGKKVSELVTRRFPMILVDEFQDTNWFLGLALIELLRSPFLESGLVVGDPDQAIFEFGGANPDLFKDIENLPGAKSLPLNQTHRCPKKIAAIATALSDTGKQVLPRDNADQGSAIILVHDMEKIDRNKKVIANISKFCEEEDQLAIISRRELTLRTFLGESISSFRGVSHSGKNIENAVQMLRSDQSKVASHIVERELAWILFKNDSPSMNDLRDLDVDLIKWRRIIYQILKEASIDKKDETWNEWLLRIRKLILDSALDLNCEFDKRRISDNLKQNLKGNVLRKMAEHLESSDSLIERATIKTIHQVKGDEFECVVILVPKPSPNNSPCPSVEWWPDGPSEERRVAFVAASRAKKTLILCIHRDTYNALRTLRSDFVDNFEQIFLFERQHSLMEFL; translated from the coding sequence ATGAAGACCTGTGCCGATAATTTTCCAACGCCGGAGCAAAAAGCTGTAATTGACAGCAATTCACGCATAACAGTTGTTCGTGCGTGTCCCGGTAGCGGCAAAACACGTGTATTTGTAGAGTCCTTGAAAATGCGTATCGATTCGTGGACAAAGAAAAATGCTGGCATAGCTTCAATTTCTTTTACGAATGTGGCTCAGGAGCAAATTGCTGAAGGCATCGGCAAACACCTGCCTTACCCTCACTTTATCGGAACACTTGATGCGTTTGCGTTAAGATACGTCGTTCGTCCATTTGGTCACCTTGTAGGATTACCTAAAGAAGGCCATCGTCTCATACCGTCTCCTTTGGATGAAGCAATTGAATATCCGGAAGTAGAGATTGACTCCAGTGGTCAAAAAATTAGTTTATTCAGCATCAGATTTGCAGATGGCCCACTCCATAAACCAAACATGAAAGCAAAGACATTTCGAGGTCAGATTGATATTGAGCCTGATTATACATCGAATATTTTAAAGAAGAAGAAAGCAGAATGGAGAAAGCGAGGCAGAATTACTCACTCAGACTGCCAATATATATCTTCCTTAATTTTGTGTCATCCGGAATTCGGGAAAAAAGTCTCGGAACTGGTTACTCGTAGATTTCCTATGATACTTGTTGATGAATTTCAGGACACTAATTGGTTTCTTGGACTTGCTTTAATAGAATTATTGCGTTCTCCTTTCCTGGAGTCTGGATTAGTTGTGGGAGATCCAGATCAAGCAATTTTTGAATTCGGAGGTGCCAATCCTGATCTATTTAAAGATATTGAAAATTTACCTGGTGCCAAGTCTTTGCCTTTGAATCAAACACATCGTTGCCCGAAGAAGATTGCTGCTATCGCAACTGCACTTTCCGATACCGGCAAACAAGTCTTGCCAAGAGATAACGCAGATCAAGGATCGGCAATAATTTTGGTGCACGATATGGAAAAAATAGATAGAAACAAAAAAGTTATAGCGAATATAAGCAAATTTTGTGAAGAAGAAGATCAGCTGGCTATCATATCGAGACGCGAATTAACCTTAAGAACTTTTTTGGGTGAATCAATCTCTAGCTTTAGAGGGGTTTCTCATTCAGGAAAGAATATCGAAAACGCTGTGCAAATGCTTCGTTCTGACCAATCAAAAGTCGCTTCGCATATAGTGGAAAGAGAACTCGCTTGGATTCTGTTTAAAAATGATTCACCTTCCATGAACGACCTTCGTGATCTTGATGTTGATCTAATTAAATGGCGAAGGATCATTTATCAAATACTTAAAGAAGCCAGCATCGATAAGAAAGATGAGACATGGAATGAGTGGCTGTTGAGAATAAGGAAGCTAATTCTAGATTCCGCGCTCGATCTCAATTGCGAATTTGATAAAAGAAGGATTTCGGATAATTTGAAGCAAAATCTAAAAGGTAATGTACTTCGAAAGATGGCTGAACACCTGGAATCAAGTGATAGTTTAATTGAAAGGGCAACCATAAAAACCATTCACCAAGTTAAAGGCGACGAGTTTGAATGCGTCGTTATATTGGTCCCTAAACCCAGCCCTAATAATTCGCCTTGTCCTTCTGTTGAATGGTGGCCAGATGGTCCTTCAGAAGAACGCCGCGTTGCCTTTGTGGCCGCATCTAGAGCTAAGAAGACTCTAATTCTTTGCATTCATCGCGACACATATAACGCTTTAAGAACATTGAGATCAGATTTTGTCGACAATTTTGAGCAAATTTTTCTATTCGAGAGACAACATTCATTGATGGAATTTTTATGA
- a CDS encoding ATP-dependent nuclease, producing MYLSKISVHNFRNLESLEANLSPGLNVIVGENNVGKTNLLDALRVALGSAWNNSEPIHLSKEDLHRSSDGNMIDKSIIVDLIFSELSEEEQAQFLEILNYNPKFPEKSTASIHFEWSWNETNDRGYYRRWGGERSNSETSISEDILQMLSITLLGALRDASSGLAPGRQNRLGRLLRVSANAHDKAQLEEVISKANNDLEQNPFVRSAEEKISMALEGASGPEFKQEAIIRSSEPEFDRIANNLRLVLKISDLDLATGKPITRELRSNGLGYNNLIYIATVLSELETVAQAALPLLLVEEPEAHLHPQLQILLINFLLKRGAGSSETHGVQVIVTAHSPTIASYVPIEILRVLHRDPSGKLRCMCLRECGLTKKEAYQLRRMFDVTRATLLFARGIILVEGVTEAILIPALSRRLDIKLEEKGISVIPICGVQFSTIAKLFGENKLKIPLSIITDGDPSIQYENDGEKNWTNEIPKKDDEGNIEVCDRVIKLLAEFIDNPVASVFPSKVTLEYDLADAGEKNPEMICRAWESCSNRPRTFNLDRLKACGNDHEKRVLAVWRGICRANPSSGKGDLAQELAEMLESNDEYFIVPDYIKRAIYHATGCPHEDLCR from the coding sequence ATGTATTTAAGCAAAATCAGCGTGCACAACTTTCGAAATTTAGAGTCGCTGGAAGCAAATCTTTCTCCAGGCCTCAATGTTATAGTAGGAGAAAATAATGTTGGGAAGACAAATCTCTTGGATGCACTACGTGTTGCATTAGGTTCTGCATGGAATAATTCGGAGCCGATTCATCTTTCAAAAGAAGATCTTCATCGTAGCTCTGATGGCAATATGATAGATAAATCGATAATAGTAGATTTAATATTTTCAGAGCTTTCAGAAGAAGAACAAGCTCAGTTTTTAGAAATACTGAATTATAATCCTAAATTTCCCGAAAAATCAACCGCTAGCATCCACTTTGAGTGGTCATGGAATGAAACTAATGACCGTGGATATTATCGACGTTGGGGGGGCGAAAGGTCAAATTCAGAAACATCGATCTCAGAGGATATACTACAAATGCTCTCAATAACACTACTCGGTGCATTGAGAGATGCGTCCAGCGGTCTAGCGCCCGGTAGACAAAATCGTTTAGGACGTCTTTTAAGAGTATCTGCAAATGCACACGATAAAGCTCAATTGGAGGAAGTAATCTCTAAAGCCAACAACGATTTAGAACAGAATCCATTTGTAAGAAGTGCTGAGGAAAAAATAAGCATGGCTCTAGAAGGTGCTTCTGGGCCGGAGTTCAAACAAGAAGCAATTATCAGATCATCCGAGCCAGAATTTGACCGAATTGCTAATAATTTACGCCTAGTGCTGAAGATTAGCGATTTGGATTTGGCCACAGGTAAGCCGATAACTCGGGAACTAAGATCAAATGGGTTGGGATATAATAATCTAATTTATATTGCTACTGTGCTCAGCGAACTTGAAACTGTAGCACAGGCTGCACTTCCACTTCTACTTGTCGAAGAGCCCGAGGCGCATTTACATCCACAATTACAGATCTTGCTTATAAATTTCCTTCTGAAACGCGGTGCAGGAAGCAGTGAGACTCATGGCGTCCAGGTAATTGTAACTGCTCACTCTCCAACAATAGCGTCATACGTTCCCATCGAAATACTCAGAGTTCTCCATAGAGATCCTTCTGGAAAGCTCCGTTGTATGTGCCTACGTGAATGCGGATTAACGAAAAAAGAGGCTTACCAGCTCAGAAGAATGTTCGATGTTACGAGAGCTACACTTCTATTTGCACGGGGAATAATTTTAGTCGAAGGCGTTACAGAGGCTATTCTTATTCCCGCGCTATCCAGGAGATTAGACATTAAACTTGAGGAGAAAGGGATTTCCGTAATCCCTATTTGCGGTGTACAATTTTCAACTATTGCTAAACTATTTGGAGAAAATAAATTAAAAATACCTCTTTCAATTATAACTGACGGAGATCCTAGTATTCAATACGAAAATGATGGCGAAAAAAATTGGACCAATGAGATTCCAAAAAAAGACGATGAAGGGAATATAGAAGTCTGCGATAGGGTAATCAAGCTCTTAGCCGAATTTATAGACAACCCAGTTGCAAGCGTATTTCCTTCAAAAGTTACATTGGAATATGATTTGGCTGATGCCGGTGAGAAAAACCCCGAGATGATATGTCGGGCCTGGGAAAGTTGTTCGAATCGGCCGAGAACTTTTAATCTAGACAGACTTAAGGCATGTGGTAATGATCATGAGAAGCGTGTACTTGCAGTTTGGCGCGGGATCTGTCGGGCTAATCCAAGCAGTGGGAAAGGCGATCTGGCTCAAGAGCTAGCAGAAATGCTTGAATCCAATGATGAGTATTTCATTGTTCCTGATTATATTAAACGCGCCATCTATCACGCAACCGGGTGTCCCCATGAAGACCTGTGCCGATAA
- a CDS encoding restriction endonuclease subunit S gives MDYVDTPSSWKMISLDEVCELRKEAIHPNKYPDLPYVGLEHIDSSNSILKRSGSSFEVNSSKSKFHSGDILYGKLRPYLDKSVLVDFDGMCSTDILVLKTKESIVPQFLVNIIHTSQFINYAVNSSKGLNHPRTSWSSISAFKFLLPPLPEQRAIARAMRAVQAAREARLREIALERERKAALMEHLFTHGTRGEPTKMTEIGEMPESWSMIQLEEACIKIVDCPHSTPHFSPAGVLVVRNFNIRNGRLDLKFPSYTTEEEYSERVKRCEPTEGDVLFSREAPVGEACLVPPDVRLCLGQRMMLLRVDTSKLNRFFLVQVFYSNAIRSIMMAISSGVTAKHLNVADVKRLRIPFSSMEEQKQISDILSACDSKITALEHEASLHDELFRAMLEELMNGRLLTRYLIESGSDSSVLNDI, from the coding sequence ATGGATTATGTGGACACCCCTTCTAGTTGGAAAATGATATCACTGGATGAAGTGTGTGAATTACGTAAAGAAGCAATACATCCCAACAAATACCCTGATCTGCCTTATGTTGGTTTAGAACATATTGATTCTAGCAATTCAATACTAAAAAGGAGTGGGAGCAGCTTTGAGGTAAACAGCTCTAAATCAAAGTTTCATTCAGGAGATATTCTTTACGGAAAACTGAGACCATACCTTGATAAATCGGTGTTAGTTGATTTTGATGGTATGTGCTCTACCGATATTCTCGTTTTGAAGACCAAAGAATCAATTGTCCCTCAATTCTTGGTTAATATTATTCATACCAGCCAATTCATAAATTATGCTGTAAATTCATCTAAGGGCTTGAATCATCCTAGAACTTCTTGGTCTTCTATATCTGCGTTTAAGTTTCTGCTCCCACCTCTTCCCGAGCAGCGCGCCATCGCCCGTGCCATGCGCGCGGTGCAGGCGGCGCGGGAGGCCCGGTTGCGGGAGATTGCGCTGGAGAGGGAGCGAAAGGCGGCATTGATGGAGCACCTCTTCACGCATGGAACCAGAGGCGAGCCGACCAAGATGACGGAGATCGGGGAGATGCCGGAGAGCTGGTCCATGATTCAATTAGAGGAGGCATGTATAAAAATTGTCGATTGCCCCCATAGTACGCCTCACTTTTCGCCTGCAGGAGTTCTTGTTGTAAGAAATTTCAATATCAGAAATGGACGATTGGATTTAAAGTTTCCCTCTTATACAACAGAAGAAGAATATTCTGAGAGGGTCAAACGTTGTGAACCTACTGAAGGCGATGTTTTATTCAGTCGAGAAGCACCAGTTGGAGAAGCATGTCTTGTTCCTCCAGATGTAAGATTGTGCTTAGGACAGAGGATGATGCTGCTAAGAGTTGACACCTCAAAATTGAATAGATTTTTCTTGGTTCAGGTGTTTTATTCCAATGCAATAAGATCCATCATGATGGCAATCTCAAGCGGTGTAACAGCCAAACATTTAAACGTGGCAGATGTTAAAAGACTTAGAATTCCGTTTTCATCGATGGAAGAACAGAAACAAATTAGTGATATTCTAAGCGCCTGCGATTCAAAGATCACCGCCTTGGAGCATGAGGCCAGTCTGCATGATGAGCTTTTCCGAGCTATGCTGGAGGAGCTGATGAATGGGAGACTCTTGACCAGATATTTGATCGAATCCGGATCAGATTCTTCCGTACTCAACGATATCTAA
- a CDS encoding type I restriction-modification system subunit M, producing MARRKRNNNTIGLNSTGQVAPALAEDAHLDISMLETWLWDAACAIRGATDAPKFKDFILPLVFFKRLSDVFEDEFAAHVREYGDEELARTIVEEDLAHSLKTGSTPIIRFYVPGDYNWRAIRNHGADGRLGEFVTESLREVARLNPDLQGVLDIKDYNERQSGQRTLDDDRLGALIEVLSRHRLGLENAEPDILGRAYEYLLRKFAEGQGQSAGEFYTPKEVGDLIAELIDPVPYSTIYDPACGSGGLLIKARLLYERRHPDERSRAPRLWGQELNPVTFAMAKMNMFLHDYTDSSFAIGDTFRKPGFGPEGSLMQFDYVVANPMWNQDNYDDAFYENDSFNRFNFGIPPRSSADWGWVQHMFASLKEGGRAAVVLDTGAVSRGSGSRSSNREKAIRQAFVEADAIEGVVLLPENLFYNTTAPGIILLLRKGKPEERAGQILLVNASNYFVKEKPKNALTPEGIAAVAEVYQKWETREKLSRVITLDEVREADYNLSPSQFVEINEREKHRPIAEILADLEEARAERERADGELAEILNTLKLEAY from the coding sequence GTGGCGAGGAGAAAAAGGAACAACAATACCATTGGACTGAATTCAACAGGGCAGGTGGCCCCCGCCCTGGCGGAGGACGCCCATCTGGATATTTCAATGCTCGAGACATGGCTGTGGGATGCGGCCTGCGCTATCCGGGGGGCAACGGACGCGCCCAAGTTCAAGGACTTCATCCTGCCTTTGGTCTTCTTCAAGCGCCTCTCCGACGTCTTCGAGGATGAGTTTGCCGCTCACGTCCGGGAATACGGGGACGAAGAGCTAGCCAGGACTATTGTTGAAGAGGACCTGGCCCACTCTCTGAAGACGGGGAGCACTCCCATAATCAGATTCTACGTTCCCGGGGACTATAACTGGAGGGCCATTCGCAATCACGGTGCAGATGGCCGGCTGGGGGAGTTCGTGACGGAATCCCTGCGGGAGGTTGCCAGGCTTAATCCCGACCTGCAGGGCGTCCTGGATATCAAGGACTACAATGAGCGCCAGTCAGGGCAGCGCACTTTAGACGACGACCGGCTGGGGGCACTAATCGAGGTCTTGAGCCGGCATAGGCTTGGGCTGGAGAATGCAGAGCCCGATATCTTAGGAAGGGCATATGAGTATCTGCTGCGCAAGTTCGCCGAGGGGCAGGGGCAGTCTGCGGGGGAGTTTTACACCCCGAAAGAGGTAGGGGACCTCATTGCCGAGCTGATCGATCCCGTGCCCTACAGCACCATTTACGATCCGGCCTGCGGCTCGGGTGGCCTCTTGATCAAGGCCCGGCTGCTGTATGAGCGTCGTCATCCGGATGAGCGGTCGCGGGCGCCAAGGCTGTGGGGCCAGGAGCTGAATCCGGTCACCTTCGCCATGGCCAAGATGAACATGTTCCTGCATGACTACACCGATTCGAGCTTTGCCATTGGAGACACCTTCAGAAAGCCGGGATTCGGCCCGGAGGGCTCGCTCATGCAGTTCGATTACGTGGTCGCCAATCCGATGTGGAACCAGGACAACTATGATGATGCATTTTACGAGAACGACTCCTTCAACCGCTTCAACTTCGGCATACCGCCCCGCTCCTCGGCAGACTGGGGATGGGTGCAGCACATGTTCGCCTCCCTGAAAGAGGGCGGGAGGGCGGCTGTGGTCCTGGACACGGGTGCCGTCTCCCGTGGTTCGGGGTCTAGGTCCTCGAACCGGGAGAAGGCCATCCGGCAGGCTTTTGTCGAAGCGGACGCCATCGAGGGGGTGGTGCTCCTGCCTGAGAACCTGTTCTACAACACCACCGCACCCGGAATCATATTGCTTTTGAGAAAGGGCAAGCCAGAGGAGCGAGCCGGGCAGATTTTGCTGGTCAATGCCTCCAACTACTTTGTGAAGGAGAAGCCCAAGAACGCTCTCACCCCGGAGGGAATTGCAGCGGTGGCGGAGGTCTACCAGAAATGGGAGACGCGAGAGAAGCTCAGCCGGGTGATCACCCTGGACGAGGTGAGGGAGGCGGACTACAACCTCAGCCCGTCGCAGTTTGTGGAGATAAACGAGCGGGAGAAGCATCGGCCCATTGCGGAGATTCTGGCGGATTTGGAAGAGGCAAGGGCGGAGAGGGAGAGGGCGGATGGGGAGCTGGCGGAAATTCTTAATACGCTCAAGCTTGAGGCGTATTAA
- a CDS encoding B12-binding domain-containing radical SAM protein translates to MKILLLSSPVVQLDFDRIARLPNLGLASLAAHVDDLCTVHVADIHGLKDHREYVKKQVQDYDLVGLTAMSFQYQEALALARIAKEAGAQTVFGGYHPTLAAEEIGQSDDSQLIDYIVRGEGEATFRELTESLLAGKELKEVLGLSYHDPGSNRMVHNPARPLLDVSDIRMPNRDARLITRGFLTFDVPIDSVETSRGCTQGCKFCSINLMYGRHFRTFPIERVVEDIRDAEEHGAGSIFFPDDNITLNPKRLERLCQAIIDAGLTHLRYKTQASASGIASSKRLVDKMGEAGFDGVFLGVESINKRNLEFLGKGKMSNDAEIAVQYLHDNNIIVSTGLIGGNPDDDEEDLWENFHLARRLKVDFPIFYISTPYPKTQMRAELEEMGLVTRNDFNKYDGMHANLKTKHLSDEEVQYITWEMNARYYDLDWIRYNKVKKIYPKWFAGEIKRLVPFYAKRKLDLATGRKTPRDFFQEDLESGELCKGVV, encoded by the coding sequence ATGAAGATACTCCTCCTATCCTCCCCTGTGGTTCAGCTGGACTTCGACCGCATAGCCCGCCTGCCCAATCTGGGGCTGGCCAGCCTGGCGGCGCATGTGGATGACCTGTGCACAGTTCATGTGGCAGACATTCACGGACTGAAAGACCATCGAGAATATGTGAAAAAACAGGTTCAAGATTACGATCTCGTCGGCCTGACCGCTATGAGCTTCCAGTATCAAGAGGCACTAGCTCTGGCCAGGATTGCCAAAGAGGCAGGGGCTCAGACGGTCTTTGGCGGCTATCATCCCACTCTCGCGGCAGAGGAGATCGGCCAGAGCGATGACAGCCAGCTCATCGACTATATCGTGCGGGGTGAAGGCGAGGCCACCTTCCGGGAGCTCACTGAGTCCCTGCTGGCAGGAAAAGAGCTGAAGGAGGTCCTGGGCCTGTCCTACCATGATCCGGGCAGCAATAGAATGGTTCACAATCCGGCCAGGCCTCTCTTGGATGTATCGGATATCAGGATGCCCAACAGAGACGCCCGGCTCATCACCCGCGGCTTTCTGACCTTTGATGTGCCCATCGATTCAGTGGAGACCAGCCGGGGATGCACTCAGGGCTGCAAGTTCTGTTCCATCAATCTCATGTACGGCCGCCACTTCCGTACCTTCCCCATCGAGAGAGTAGTCGAGGATATCCGGGATGCGGAGGAGCATGGTGCCGGCTCGATTTTTTTCCCAGATGACAACATCACATTGAACCCCAAGAGGCTGGAGAGGCTCTGCCAGGCGATAATCGATGCCGGGCTCACTCACCTCCGTTACAAGACCCAGGCCTCCGCTTCCGGCATTGCCTCGAGCAAGAGGCTTGTCGACAAGATGGGCGAGGCGGGTTTTGACGGCGTCTTTTTGGGGGTGGAGAGCATCAATAAGAGGAACCTGGAGTTCTTGGGCAAGGGCAAGATGTCAAATGATGCCGAGATCGCGGTGCAGTACCTGCATGACAACAACATCATCGTCTCCACTGGCCTCATCGGCGGGAACCCGGATGACGATGAGGAGGACCTGTGGGAGAACTTCCATCTGGCCCGCAGGCTGAAGGTGGACTTTCCCATCTTCTATATCTCCACTCCCTATCCGAAGACCCAGATGAGAGCGGAGCTGGAGGAGATGGGCCTTGTGACCAGGAACGACTTCAACAAGTACGATGGCATGCATGCCAACCTGAAGACGAAGCACCTCTCAGACGAAGAGGTGCAGTACATCACCTGGGAGATGAATGCCCGCTACTATGACCTGGACTGGATCAGGTATAATAAAGTCAAGAAGATCTACCCCAAGTGGTTTGCGGGAGAGATCAAGAGGCTGGTTCCCTTTTATGCTAAAAGAAAGCTGGACCTGGCCACTGGGAGGAAGACGCCCCGTGATTTCTTCCAGGAGGATTTAGAGAGCGGGGAGCTGTGCAAAGGAGTGGTCTAG
- a CDS encoding B12-binding domain-containing radical SAM protein, giving the protein MTHRVLFTTAYRNSSEPYDYIGANTRSWFRFYWPRIQSFGLRFLKQNIPEIEILEFPTWDEYEKKLQEGWDVVGLSFYLSETHEAVEMAEAARSAGAGEVWAGNYGALTTAVQDRFDKVFVGYAEHQLAPYFGRQIKDVIHPPLIEYLNTPFNIKVNIYGVLFTTRGCPVGCKFCQTPVFCNKPNIISLESIERVLAYYKKMGINVVIIEDENFGCNRRHADEVVKLLDKYGMVWGCMARADYLRKKIDDWADARMKNGKQVSGFAGAAIGIENLHQERLDEIKKKEGTEDILETLRMLQARGLGTIGYYMIGFEEDTKESLKVDIKKLAALKLDITQICVITPLPQTPLWREIEEKYGIFDQDYHHYDGKHLVWNHPHIKPDEMQEILDRSLRQVHSWYVPLRISGRVWYNAYRYGGWDGIKEVAGYISRANKFDWNQGPRFLPLPGNKGSSA; this is encoded by the coding sequence ATGACTCATCGAGTCCTCTTTACAACCGCTTACCGAAATAGCTCTGAGCCATACGACTACATCGGGGCCAACACCCGGTCATGGTTCAGATTTTACTGGCCGCGCATTCAATCCTTCGGCCTGAGATTCCTGAAGCAGAACATTCCGGAGATTGAGATACTGGAGTTCCCCACCTGGGATGAATATGAAAAGAAGCTCCAAGAGGGCTGGGATGTTGTTGGCCTCTCCTTTTACCTTAGCGAGACCCACGAAGCAGTAGAGATGGCAGAGGCGGCACGCAGTGCGGGGGCAGGAGAGGTCTGGGCAGGAAACTATGGAGCCCTAACCACCGCCGTGCAGGACAGGTTCGACAAGGTCTTTGTGGGATATGCAGAGCATCAACTGGCGCCCTATTTCGGCAGGCAGATAAAGGATGTCATCCATCCGCCGCTTATCGAGTATCTGAATACGCCCTTCAATATCAAGGTGAACATCTATGGGGTCCTTTTCACTACCCGGGGCTGCCCAGTGGGATGCAAGTTCTGCCAGACTCCGGTTTTCTGCAATAAACCCAATATAATCTCCCTGGAGAGCATCGAGAGGGTTCTTGCCTACTACAAAAAAATGGGAATAAATGTGGTGATAATCGAGGATGAGAACTTCGGTTGCAACCGCCGCCATGCGGATGAGGTTGTGAAGCTCCTGGACAAGTATGGGATGGTCTGGGGGTGCATGGCCCGGGCTGATTATCTGAGAAAGAAGATCGATGATTGGGCTGACGCCCGGATGAAGAACGGCAAACAGGTATCCGGCTTTGCCGGGGCGGCTATCGGCATTGAGAACCTGCATCAAGAGCGTCTGGACGAAATCAAGAAGAAGGAAGGCACCGAGGATATTCTGGAGACGCTGAGAATGCTGCAGGCTCGAGGCCTGGGGACGATTGGCTACTATATGATCGGATTTGAGGAGGATACAAAAGAGTCGCTAAAGGTGGACATAAAGAAGCTGGCTGCCCTCAAGCTGGACATAACTCAGATATGCGTCATTACTCCTTTGCCCCAGACCCCATTGTGGAGAGAGATCGAGGAGAAGTATGGCATATTCGACCAGGACTATCATCATTATGATGGAAAGCATCTGGTCTGGAACCACCCCCATATAAAACCGGATGAGATGCAGGAGATATTAGACCGGTCGCTCCGCCAGGTCCATTCCTGGTATGTGCCCCTGCGCATCTCTGGAAGGGTGTGGTACAATGCTTATCGCTATGGAGGATGGGATGGGATAAAAGAGGTTGCCGGTTACATCTCCCGGGCAAACAAGTTCGACTGGAATCAGGGGCCCAGGTTCCTCCCCTTGCCGGGAAATAAAGGATCATCCGCATGA
- a CDS encoding DUF2240 family protein encodes MDREKEILVATPFKKRGKKSLKISDFIFALSLDLKWGSPEKVRALLREAEAEGMVKMDGEIVSAAFDIDAVDVPLGFKPSTEEAILDQGIRLITSQTGMSRKEVIALANDKQDSLKKLVEMDAVVLLLAREMGLDVHDLAAKAYENLLARAREVQPS; translated from the coding sequence TTGGACCGTGAGAAAGAAATCCTCGTGGCCACGCCCTTTAAGAAGCGGGGCAAGAAAAGCCTGAAGATCAGCGATTTCATATTTGCCCTCTCTTTAGACCTGAAATGGGGATCTCCAGAGAAGGTGCGCGCTCTACTCAGAGAAGCGGAAGCTGAGGGGATGGTGAAGATGGATGGAGAGATAGTGTCAGCGGCGTTTGATATCGATGCGGTGGATGTACCCCTGGGATTTAAACCCTCGACGGAAGAGGCCATACTTGACCAGGGAATTAGGCTGATCACCTCCCAGACGGGCATGAGCAGAAAGGAGGTCATAGCCCTCGCTAATGATAAGCAGGATTCGCTGAAAAAGCTGGTGGAGATGGATGCAGTGGTACTCCTGCTAGCGAGAGAGATGGGGCTAGATGTTCATGATCTGGCAGCAAAGGCCTATGAGAATCTCCTTGCCCGCGCCCGGGAAGTTCAGCCGAGCTGA